The following are encoded in a window of Fragaria vesca subsp. vesca unplaced genomic scaffold, FraVesHawaii_1.0 scf0513040, whole genome shotgun sequence genomic DNA:
- the LOC101310283 gene encoding GDT1-like protein 2, chloroplastic-like, which yields MEGLVLVHTPLIPRKKLPLLALVDSLPSCTTLSKKPITPSIRNRELSRLVGSKVRVQASNVSIGSGGYEGGEENKNRKIISSDANNDNSSEVEKPPIQIPYPLSVALVLLGCGLLFSLIAFVRGGPSTILAAIAKTGFTAAFSLIFVSEIGDKTFFIAALLAMQYEKGLVLLGSISALALMTVLSVIIGRIFHSVPAQFQTTLPIGEYAAVTLLLFFGLKSIKDAWDLPSNDVEGGDKSSPELDEYTEAEELVKQKASRRLTNPLEIIWKSFSLVFVAEWGDRSMLATIALGAAQSPWGVAGGAIAGHALATFIAVLGGAFLAKYISEKLVGYIGGALFLVFAVATFFGVF from the exons ATGGAGGGGTTGGTGCTTGTTCATACACCATTGATTCCCAGAAAGAAGCTTCCTTTGTTGGCTTTGGTGGATTCTCTACCATCTTGTACCACTCTTTCTAAAAAGCCCATCACACCCTCAA TAAGAAACAGAGAGTTATCACGATTGGTGGGCAGCAAAGTTCGAGTCCAAGCATCTAATGTTAGTATTGGATCTGGAGGCTATGAAGGCGGGGAGGAAAATAAGAACCGGAAAATCATTTCCAGTGATGCAAACAACGACAATTCATCTGAAGT TGAGAAGCCTCCAATTCAAATCCCTTATCCTCTTTCTGTAGCTCTTGTTCTACTTGGGTGTGGGCTACTGTTTTCTTTGATTGCCTTTGTGAGAGGAGGACCTTCAACAATTTTAGCAGCAATTGCAAAAACAGGCTTCACAGCTGCattctctttaatttttgtttcagaaATTGGCGACAAG ACATTCTTCATAGCCGCACTCTTGGCCATGCAATATGAGAAAGGACTG GTTCTATTGGGGTCAATCAGTGCTCTTGCCCTTATGACAGTTCTGTCTGTCATTATTGGGCGTATATTTCATTCGGTGCCTGCTCAATTTCAGACAA CCTTGCCAATTGGAGAATATGCTGCCGTAACTCTTTTACTATTCTTCGGTCTCAAGTCAATAAAAGATGCATGGGACCTTCCATCAAATGATGTTGAGGGTGGTGATAAAAGCAGCCCTGAGCTTGATGAATATACTGAAGCTGAGGAGCTTGTAAAACAGAAG gcGTCAAGGCGGCTCACCAATCCACTTGAAATTATCTGGAAATCGTTCAGCCTTGTATTTGTTGCT GAATGGGGAGATCGCTCAATGCTTGCGACAATCGCTCTGGGTGCTGCACAG TCACCATGGGGTGTGGCCGGTGGAGCAATTGCTGGACATGCACTTGCTACTTTCATTGCTGTTCTAGGAGGTGCATTTCTTGCCAAATACATTTCCGAGAAACTG